A genomic window from Pirellulales bacterium includes:
- the dnaE gene encoding DNA polymerase III subunit alpha, with amino-acid sequence MPSFAHLHCHSHYSLLDGASPIDKLVARAKELGMNALALTDHGNLHGALDFYHTARKTGINPIVGYEAYIAPDSRFKRDAGALKEASYHLTLLAQNRTGFQNLIKLASSAFLEGFYFKPRIDKELLAAHHEGLICLSGCVSGEFSRALLKGTGQEEAQLAEARRIAEWFQKLFGERYFIEIQNNGLEIQRLAMDGAVEIARRTGIPLVATSDAHYVNREDSEAQDVLLCINTGKFRTDTNRMRMEGDQFYLRAPDEMYAAFPGFEEAVKQSQLIADSVNIELELGQRHFPRFDPPDDRTPADYLRELCMQGLKERYADNPKRLVDAELSAEVIQRLDRELDVINQLGFPNYFLIVWDFVRFARERKIPATARGSGVGSLVAYALFLSHVCPLEYDLLFERFLDVHRTEAPDIDIDFCKDGRPEVIQYVKDKYGEANVAQIGTFGTLKARAAIRDVGRALGLPIPRVDAVVAMVPDELGIDLAGALKQSADLKRAYDSDGEVRELLNLAMKIEGLARNVGTHAAAVVIADRPLTDYVPLQRVQNKEEIITQWAMGDVERAGLLKMDFLGLRNLTILAKAVSLIEQTTGRRVDPYKFPLDDRDTFALLCRGETKGIFQLESGGIRDLLQKMKPDHFRDIIATNALYRPGPLEGGMVDDYVQVKLGRKQPEYKHPVMKEVLEETHGVMVYQEQVMRILNGLGDIELPSAYTCIKAISKKKLETIAKFRTEFVAGSRRKGLTEREATELFGLIEKFAGYGFNKSHSTAYALIAYMTAYLKAHYPLEFMAALLAGDIPDRNFKKKDSLVEHLEDCRRMNIEVANPDVNRSEVDFAVADGRIAFGLSAIKGCGGNAAHGIVAARQKDGPFRSLFDFCARVDPAAANRTALENLIKAGAFDSLGARRAQLFDAVDRALQTGSAALADRKSGQKGLFDDSEDAADAAAGTANLPDMPEWDDRQRQAAEKEVLGFYLTSHPLEEHAATLAAYTTHTTVTAAALPARTEVYLGGMLASIKHSHTKNARPGSTNTKYAMFDLEDMSGILRCIIWPEEFASFGQLVVADSILVVRGSVDRRVGSEEANLIVNELIPLDQLAGRYTRGIEIRLVEGPRAVEQLERLHEILRGYPGNCNLQILLNLEDGNQVRLTSGNLRVTVDPQMRDRLDDLLGPGQYRLITSRPSPSAPTPAHSRRMATVSS; translated from the coding sequence GGAGGCCAGCTACCATCTGACGCTCTTGGCTCAGAACCGCACCGGCTTTCAGAACCTGATCAAACTCGCGTCGTCGGCCTTTCTCGAAGGTTTTTACTTCAAACCGCGGATCGACAAGGAGCTGCTGGCTGCTCACCACGAGGGGCTGATCTGTCTGAGCGGCTGCGTGAGCGGAGAGTTCAGCCGCGCGCTGCTCAAAGGGACTGGCCAGGAAGAAGCCCAGCTTGCCGAAGCGCGGCGAATCGCCGAATGGTTTCAGAAGCTTTTTGGCGAGCGGTACTTCATCGAAATCCAGAACAACGGACTGGAGATTCAGCGGCTGGCGATGGACGGGGCCGTCGAAATCGCCCGCCGGACAGGCATCCCGCTCGTCGCCACGAGCGACGCCCATTACGTCAATCGCGAGGATTCCGAGGCCCAGGATGTGCTGCTCTGTATCAACACGGGCAAATTCCGCACCGACACGAACCGGATGCGGATGGAAGGGGACCAATTCTACCTCCGCGCGCCGGATGAGATGTATGCGGCCTTCCCCGGGTTCGAGGAAGCGGTCAAGCAGAGCCAGTTGATCGCCGACAGTGTCAACATCGAATTGGAACTCGGACAGCGGCACTTCCCGCGGTTCGACCCACCAGACGATAGGACGCCAGCCGATTATCTCCGCGAATTGTGCATGCAGGGGCTGAAGGAGCGCTACGCGGACAATCCGAAGCGGCTCGTCGATGCCGAACTCTCAGCCGAGGTGATTCAGCGGCTCGATCGCGAATTGGACGTGATCAACCAACTCGGCTTTCCGAACTACTTCCTGATCGTCTGGGACTTCGTCCGCTTCGCGCGCGAGCGCAAGATTCCGGCCACGGCGCGCGGCTCCGGCGTCGGCTCGTTGGTGGCCTACGCGCTCTTTCTGAGCCATGTCTGCCCGCTGGAATACGATCTGCTGTTCGAGCGGTTTCTCGATGTCCATCGCACCGAGGCCCCGGATATCGACATCGACTTCTGCAAAGACGGTCGTCCCGAGGTGATCCAATACGTCAAGGACAAATACGGCGAGGCGAACGTCGCCCAGATCGGCACGTTCGGCACGCTCAAGGCCCGCGCCGCGATCCGCGACGTGGGCCGCGCGCTGGGCCTGCCGATCCCGCGCGTGGATGCGGTCGTGGCGATGGTCCCCGACGAATTGGGAATCGACCTGGCCGGCGCGCTCAAGCAGAGCGCCGATCTCAAGCGGGCTTACGACAGCGACGGCGAAGTGCGCGAGCTGCTCAATTTGGCGATGAAGATCGAGGGGTTGGCTCGCAACGTCGGCACGCACGCCGCCGCGGTCGTGATCGCCGATCGGCCGCTCACCGACTACGTGCCGCTGCAGCGCGTGCAGAACAAAGAGGAAATCATCACCCAATGGGCAATGGGAGACGTCGAGCGGGCCGGCCTGTTGAAGATGGATTTCCTCGGCCTGCGCAACCTGACGATTCTTGCCAAAGCGGTGAGCCTCATCGAGCAGACGACCGGCCGGCGCGTCGATCCCTACAAATTCCCGCTCGACGATCGCGACACATTCGCCCTGCTCTGCCGCGGCGAGACGAAGGGGATCTTCCAGTTGGAGAGCGGCGGCATCCGCGATCTGCTGCAGAAGATGAAGCCCGACCACTTCCGCGACATCATCGCCACCAACGCCCTTTATCGCCCCGGGCCGCTGGAAGGGGGCATGGTCGACGACTACGTGCAGGTCAAGCTCGGCCGCAAGCAGCCGGAATACAAGCATCCGGTGATGAAAGAGGTGCTGGAAGAAACGCACGGCGTGATGGTCTATCAAGAGCAGGTGATGCGGATTCTGAACGGCCTGGGCGATATCGAGCTGCCCAGCGCTTATACCTGCATCAAGGCCATCTCTAAGAAGAAGCTCGAAACGATCGCCAAGTTCCGCACAGAGTTCGTCGCCGGTTCTCGGCGGAAGGGCTTGACGGAGCGCGAGGCGACGGAACTGTTCGGCCTGATCGAAAAATTCGCCGGCTACGGTTTCAACAAGAGCCATTCGACCGCTTACGCCTTGATCGCCTACATGACGGCCTATCTCAAGGCCCACTATCCGCTCGAATTCATGGCGGCGTTGCTCGCGGGCGATATTCCGGATCGCAATTTCAAGAAGAAGGACTCGCTCGTCGAGCATCTCGAAGATTGCCGGCGGATGAACATCGAAGTTGCCAATCCGGACGTGAACCGCTCGGAGGTCGATTTCGCCGTGGCCGATGGGCGAATCGCATTTGGGCTTTCGGCCATCAAGGGCTGCGGGGGCAACGCGGCCCACGGCATCGTCGCCGCCCGCCAGAAGGACGGGCCATTCCGCAGTTTGTTCGATTTCTGCGCCCGAGTCGATCCGGCCGCAGCGAATCGCACCGCGCTCGAGAACTTGATCAAGGCCGGGGCGTTCGATTCGCTTGGCGCGCGGCGCGCGCAACTATTCGACGCGGTCGATCGGGCGCTGCAAACCGGCTCGGCGGCGCTCGCCGATCGGAAGTCTGGTCAGAAGGGCCTGTTCGACGACTCGGAGGATGCAGCGGACGCCGCGGCCGGCACAGCCAATCTGCCCGACATGCCGGAATGGGACGACCGGCAGAGGCAAGCGGCGGAGAAGGAGGTGCTCGGCTTCTACCTTACGAGCCATCCGCTCGAGGAACATGCCGCCACGCTCGCGGCCTACACGACGCACACGACCGTCACCGCCGCCGCCCTCCCCGCCCGCACGGAAGTCTACCTGGGCGGGATGCTCGCTTCGATCAAGCATTCGCACACGAAGAACGCTCGCCCCGGTTCGACCAACACGAAATACGCGATGTTCGATTTGGAAGACATGAGCGGCATCCTGCGGTGCATCATTTGGCCGGAGGAATTCGCCAGTTTTGGCCAACTCGTCGTCGCCGATTCGATTCTGGTCGTGCGCGGCTCAGTCGATCGTCGCGTGGGAAGCGAAGAGGCGAACCTGATCGTCAACGAATTGATTCCCCTCGATCAACTCGCCGGCCGTTACACCCGCGGCATCGAAATCCGACTCGTCGAAGGCCCGCGGGCGGTCGAGCAGCTCGAGCGGCTGCACGAAATCCTCCGCGGATATCCAGGCAATTGCAACCTGCAAATCCTGTTGAATCTCGAAGACGGCAACCAGGTGCGCCTGACCAGCGGCAACTTGCGCGTGACCGTCGATCCGCAGATGCGCGACCGTCTCGACGACCTCCTCGGCCCCGGGCAATACCGTCTCATCACCTCGCGGCCATCGCCCAGCGCTCCGACCCCGGCTCATTCGCGGCGGATGGCAACGGTATCATCCTAG
- a CDS encoding type II toxin-antitoxin system prevent-host-death family antitoxin: MTSVTIAQAQAKLPEIIEQLQPGEEIIITDHGKPLAHVKKAERTSWPCKAGSYRKAEFWMAPDFDAPLDEFREYME; this comes from the coding sequence ATGACCAGCGTGACGATCGCACAGGCTCAGGCAAAACTGCCGGAAATCATCGAGCAGCTTCAGCCGGGAGAGGAAATCATCATTACGGATCACGGCAAACCCTTGGCCCATGTCAAGAAGGCCGAGCGAACTTCGTGGCCATGCAAGGCGGGAAGTTATCGCAAGGCTGAGTTTTGGATGGCTCCTGATTTCGACGCGCCACTTGACGAATTCAGGGAGTACATGGAATGA
- a CDS encoding redoxin family protein, with product MSWIRSFGCLVFVALSCILSQLSSETCAAEPASDANSGEIAVRAINGTGVPQADAVVSLFRYDSVSSSYITTPRDAKSDSSGIVRFTRLAAENSYIVQAKTPDGLVGYRQCDLLNKTVRQDVDLTVLKPVAATIHVHDGLGNAVPGASIRLMKHSGPNGTVWLWLESRPLVSACGCSPNSDAAGNLVLPELPDGKVDIALKHPDFAPTKLSGITLDRNIPADATLKHGIKLTFQIKIDANAPPTKGLLIDITHESNDNPSSFTDQLPELRPDGTAQLTVAAGKYISVRLRHPDYFVTPEYLQLAGHGLADDRESFEIGPGADQFTFQLHRKVKARGRVLDGASGKPISGSTLLGDLHSDENNGPFARFALEWGQAGFAETNDRGEFEIDLAAGLASISIAGGHYVSPTRYRIGVAADGSIVPHDILVRSPPKVRGIVQDQGGTPLTGAIVRFRGSVLNNACSSAVTDAQGRFELSPPFVPVDWKTEEPQPLQTLVAFHPYEPLGAEVRIRLEESTALDHVVLRMKLQDYSTQVTGYPEELSPFQRGIIPPDQKEHLAAISLVGKPAPELDGAAWLNTDKPKMSLADFRGKFVLLQFWTTWCGVCHWDMPRVKLVRDLYKDKGLVVIGVHDNSMPLDAIKEDVAKNGLKYPIVVDRPDGRILASYEGRGFNGFPSFILIGPDGKVIKDDETVASPWLFSFKTEIIRQFIMTRRQEDH from the coding sequence GCGAGATCGCGGTTCGCGCGATCAATGGCACTGGAGTTCCTCAGGCCGATGCGGTCGTGAGTCTATTCCGCTACGACTCCGTCTCTAGCTCATACATTACAACGCCGCGCGATGCAAAGTCGGACTCATCTGGCATCGTTCGCTTCACTCGACTTGCCGCCGAGAATTCGTACATTGTGCAGGCCAAGACGCCCGATGGATTGGTCGGCTATCGACAATGCGACCTGCTGAACAAGACCGTCCGCCAGGACGTTGATTTGACGGTGCTCAAACCGGTTGCCGCCACGATCCACGTGCACGATGGATTGGGGAACGCCGTGCCGGGCGCGTCGATTCGGTTAATGAAGCATAGTGGACCGAACGGAACGGTTTGGCTGTGGCTCGAATCACGACCTCTTGTTTCCGCCTGTGGATGCTCTCCCAACAGCGATGCCGCCGGAAATTTGGTGCTTCCTGAGTTACCCGATGGCAAGGTCGACATCGCATTGAAGCATCCCGATTTTGCTCCCACGAAGCTCAGCGGCATCACGCTCGATAGGAACATCCCCGCGGATGCCACGTTGAAACATGGAATCAAGCTGACCTTTCAAATCAAGATCGACGCAAACGCGCCTCCCACCAAGGGGCTTTTGATCGACATTACGCACGAATCGAACGATAACCCATCATCGTTTACAGACCAGCTTCCGGAGCTGCGGCCCGACGGGACAGCACAACTTACAGTGGCGGCGGGCAAATACATCAGTGTGCGGCTGAGGCATCCCGATTATTTCGTCACGCCGGAATACCTCCAGCTTGCCGGTCACGGCCTGGCGGACGACCGCGAGAGTTTCGAGATCGGCCCCGGCGCCGACCAATTCACTTTCCAACTCCATCGCAAGGTCAAGGCTCGCGGGCGCGTGCTTGACGGCGCCAGCGGCAAACCCATTTCGGGGAGTACGTTGCTGGGGGATCTGCACTCCGACGAGAACAATGGCCCCTTCGCTCGATTTGCTCTCGAGTGGGGTCAGGCTGGTTTCGCAGAGACGAATGACCGCGGAGAATTCGAAATCGACTTGGCCGCGGGATTGGCGAGCATCTCGATTGCCGGCGGCCACTATGTATCGCCGACCCGGTATCGAATTGGCGTCGCGGCCGATGGATCGATCGTGCCCCATGACATTTTGGTCAGGTCACCTCCCAAGGTTCGCGGGATCGTGCAGGATCAAGGCGGAACGCCGCTGACAGGCGCTATCGTCCGATTTCGAGGCTCGGTCCTCAATAATGCTTGTTCGTCGGCCGTCACCGACGCACAAGGCCGCTTTGAATTATCGCCGCCGTTTGTTCCCGTCGACTGGAAAACTGAAGAACCGCAACCGCTCCAGACGCTCGTCGCGTTTCATCCCTACGAGCCACTCGGCGCCGAGGTCCGAATTCGTCTGGAAGAATCAACCGCGCTCGATCACGTGGTGTTGCGGATGAAACTGCAAGATTACAGCACGCAGGTTACCGGCTATCCCGAGGAACTTTCGCCATTCCAGCGCGGGATCATTCCGCCAGACCAGAAGGAGCATTTGGCGGCGATCTCGCTCGTCGGGAAGCCGGCGCCGGAACTCGATGGCGCCGCGTGGCTGAATACCGATAAGCCCAAGATGTCGCTGGCCGATTTCCGCGGCAAGTTCGTTCTGCTCCAGTTCTGGACGACTTGGTGTGGCGTGTGCCACTGGGACATGCCCAGAGTGAAGCTCGTTCGCGATTTGTACAAAGACAAGGGGCTTGTTGTCATAGGCGTTCACGACAACTCGATGCCGCTAGACGCGATCAAGGAGGACGTCGCCAAGAACGGATTAAAGTATCCAATCGTCGTTGACCGTCCGGACGGAAGAATTCTGGCAAGTTACGAGGGACGCGGGTTTAACGGATTTCCGAGCTTCATCCTAATCGGACCCGACGGCAAGGTGATCAAGGATGACGAGACCGTGGCCAGCCCCTGGCTGTTCAGCTTCAAGACCGAAATCATCCGGCAGTTCATAATGACTCGCCGACAGGAGGATCATTAG